The Arvicanthis niloticus isolate mArvNil1 chromosome 2, mArvNil1.pat.X, whole genome shotgun sequence genome includes a window with the following:
- the Dab2ip gene encoding disabled homolog 2-interacting protein isoform X12, whose amino-acid sequence MGLCGLGLLGDNLGKILCWSGGATLWRSSHPRKPHLAPGPHIPRSHLMPRLKESRSHESLLSPSSAVEALDLSMEEEVIIKPVHSSILGQDYCFEVTTSSGSKCFSCRSAAERDKWMENLRRAVHPNKDNSRRVEHILKLWVIEAKDLPAKKKYLCELCLDDVLYARTTGKLKTDNVFWGEHFEFHNLPPLRTVTVHLYRETDKKKKKERNSYLGLVSLPAASVAGRQFVEKWYPVVTPNPKGGKGPGPMIRIKARYQTITILPMEMYKEFAEHITNHYLGLCAALEPILSAKTKEEMASALVHILQSTGKVKDFLTDLMMSEVDRCGDNEHLIFRENTLATKAIEEYLKLVGQKYLQDALGEFIKALYESDENCEVDPSKCSAADLPEHQGNLKMCCELAFCKIINSYCVFPRELKEVFASWRQECSSRGRPDISERLISASLFLRFLCPAIMSPSLFNLLQEYPDDRTARTLTLIAKVTQNLANFAKFGSKEEYMSFMNQFLEHEWTNMQRFLLEISNPETLSNTAGFEGYIDLGRELSSLHSLLWEAVSQLDQSIVSKLGPLPRILRDVHTALSTPGSGLPGTNDLASTPGSGSSSVSAGLQKMVIENDLSGLIDFTRLPSPTPENKDLFFVTRSSGVQPSPARSSSYSEANEPDLQMANGGKSLSMVDLQDARTLDGEAGSPVGPDALPADGQVPATQLVAGWPARAAPVSLAGLATVRRAVPTPTTPGTSEGAPGRPQLLAPLSFQNPVYQMAAGLPLSPRGLGDSGSEGHSSLSSHSNSEELAAAAKLGSFSTAAEELARRPGELARRQMSLTEKGGQPTVPRQNSAGPQRRIDQPPPPPPPPPPPAPRGRTPPTLLSTLQYPRPSSGTLASASPDWAGPGTRLRQQSSSSKGDSPELKPRAMHKQGPSPVSPNALDRTAAWLLTMNAQLLEDEGLGPDPPHRDRLRSKEELSQAEKDLAVLQDKLRISTKKLEEYETLFKCQEETTQKLVLEYQARLEEGEERLRRQQEDKDIQMKGIISRLMSVEEELKKDHAEMQAAVDSKQKIIDAQEKRIASLDAANARLMSALTQLKERYSMQARNGVSPTNPTKLQITENGEFRNSSNC is encoded by the exons GTCCCATCTGATGCCAAGGCTGAAGGAGTCTCGATCACACGAGTCCCTGCTCAGCCCCAGCAGTGCAGTGGAGGCCCTGGACCTCAGCATGGAGGAGGAGGTGATTATCAAGCCTGTTCACAGCAGCATCCTGGGTCAGGACTACTGCTTTGAG GTGACAACATCATCAGGAAGCAAGTGTTTTTCCTGCCGGTCAGCCGCTGAACGAGATAAGTGGATGGAGAACCTGAGGCGAGCAGTGCACCCCAACAAG GACAACAGCCGGCGTGTGGAGCACATCCTGAAGCTATGGGTGATTGAGGCCAAGGATCTGCCGGCCAAGAAGAAGTATCTGTGTGAACTGTGCCTGGACGATGTACTGTATGCTCGTACCACAGGCAAGCTCAAGACAGACAATGTCTTCTGGGGAGAGCACTTTGAGTTCCACAACCTGCCGCCTCTGCGCACAGTCACTGTCCACCTGTACCGGGAGActgacaagaagaagaaaaaggaacgCAACAGCTACCTGGGCCTGGTGAGCCTGCCTGCCGCCTCTGTGGCTGGGCGGCAGTTTGTGGAGAAGTGGTACCCAGTGGTGACACCCAATCCCAAGGGTGGCAAAGGCCCTGGGCCCATGATCCGGATCAAGGCACGCTACCAGACCATCACCATCCTGCCTATGGAGATGTATAAGGAGTTTGCTGAGCACATCACTAACCACTACTTGGGACTGTGTGCAGCCCTTGAGCCCATCCTCAGTGCCAAGACCAAGGAGGAGATGGCATCGGCTCTGGTGCACATCCTGCAGAGCACAGGCAAGGTGAAG GACTTTCTAACAGACCTGATGATGTCAGAGGTGGACCGCTGTGGGGACAATGAGCACCTCATCTTCCGGGAGAACACACTGGCCACCAAGGCCATCGAGGAATACCTCAAACTTGTGGGCCAGAAGTACCTGCAGGATGCACTAG GTGAGTTCATCAAAGCTCTGTATGAGTCAGACGAAAATTGTGAAGTAGACCCGAGCAAGTGCTCAGCCGCTGACCTCCCTGAACACCAGGGCAACCTCAAGATGTGCTGTGAGCTGGCCTTCTGCAAGATTATCAACTCCTACTG TGTCTTCCCACGGGAGCTTAAAGAAGTGTTCGCCTCATGGCGGCAGGAGTGTAGCAGCCGTGGCCGGCCAGATATCAGTGAACGGCTCATCAGCGCCTCCCTCTTCCTTCGCTTCCTGTGCCCTGCCATCATGTCGCCCTCGCTCTTCAACCTGCTTCAGGAGTATCCTGACGACCGCACGGCTCGTACCCTCACGCTCATCGCCAAAGTCACCCAGAACCTGGCCAACTTTGCCAA GTTTGGCAGCAAAGAGGAATACATGTCATTCATGAACCAGTTCCTGGAGCACGAGTGGACCAACATGCAGCGTTTCCTGTTGGAGATCTCCAACCCTGAGACCCTTTCTAACACGGCAGGCTTCGAGGGCTACATAGACCTAGGCCGGGAGCTCTCCAGCTTGCACTCTCTGCTCTGGGAAGCGGTCAGCCAGCTTGATCAG AGCATTGTGTCCAAGCTGGGACCCCTGCCTCGTATCCTGAGGGATGTCCACACAGCACTGAGCACTCCAGGCAGTGGGCTCCCTGGCACCAATGACCTGGCCTCCACACCAGGCTCTGGCAGCAGCAGCGTCTCAGCTGGGCTTCAGAAGATGGTGATTGAGAATGATCTCTCTGG TCTGATAGATTTCACCCGGTTACCGTCTCCAACCCCCGAAAACAAGGACTTGTTTTTTGTCACAAGGTCCTCCGGGGTCCAGCCTTCACCTGCCCGCAGCTCAAGCTACTCAGAAGCCAACGAGCCCGACCTGCAGATGGCCAACGGCGGCAAGAGCCTGTCCATGGTGGACCTGCAGGACGCCCGCACACTGGATGGGGAGGCAGGTTCCCCAGTGGGCCCCGATGCTCTGCCTGCTGACGGGCAGGTGCCTGCCACTCAGCTGGTGGCTGGGTGGCCAGCCCGGGCAGCCCCAGTGAGCCTGGCAGGATTGGCCACAGTGCGGAGGGCAGTGCCAACACCAACCACACCAGGCACCTCCGAGGGTGCACCAGGCCGGCCCCAGTTGTTGGCCCCACTCTCCTTCCAGAATCCCGTGTACCAGATGGCGGCTGGCCTGCCGCTGTCACCCCGTGGCCTTGGTGACTCGGGCTCTGAGGGCCACAGCTCCCTGAGCTCCCACAGCAATAGTGAAGAGCTGGCAGCCGCTGCCAAACTAGGAAGTTTCAGCACTGCTGCTGAAGAGCTGGCCAGGCGGCCCGGCGAGCTGGCACGCAGGCAGATGTCACTGACTGAGAAGGGTGGGCAGCCCACAGTGCCAAGGCAAAATAGTGCAGGTCCCCAGCGGAGGATTGACCagccgccaccaccgccacctCCACCGCCACCTCCTGCCCCCCGGGGCAGGACACCTCCTACCCTGCTGAGCACCCTACAGTACCCACGACCCTCAAGTGGAACCCTGGCATCAGCGTCACCTGACTGGGCTGGCCCTGGCACCCGGCTGCGGCAGCAGTCCTCCTCCTCCAAGGGAGACAGCCCAGAGCTGAAGCCCCGAGCCATGCACAAGCAG GGCCCTTCACCCGTCAGTCCCAATGCCCTGGACCGCACAGCCGCTTGGCTCTTGACCATGAACGCGCAGTTGTTAGAAGACGAGGGTCTGGGCCCAGATCCCCCCCACAGGGATAGGCTAAGGAGTAAGGAGGAGCTGAGCCAAGCAGAAAAG GATCTGGCAGTGCTGCAGGACAAGTTGCGGATCTCCACCAAGAAGCTGGAGGAATACGAGACCCTGTTCAAGTGCCAGGAGGAGACGACACAGAAGCTGGTGCTAGAGTACCAGGCTCGGCTGGAAGAGGGCGAGGAACGGCTGCGGCGGCAGCAGGAAGACAAGGACATCCAGATGAAGGGCATCATCAGCAG GTTGATGTCTGTAGAAGAAGAACTGAAGAAGGATCATGCAGAGATGCAAGCAGCTGTAGACtccaaacagaagatcatcgatgCCCAG GAAAAACGCATTGCCTCGCTGGATGCTGCCAATGCCCGCCTCATGAGTGCCCTCACACAGCTGAAAGAGAGGTACAGCATGCAAGCCCGTAACGGCGTCTCCCCCACCAACCCCACCAAATTGCAGATTACTGAGAACGGCGAGTTCAGAAACAGCAGCAATTGTTAA
- the Dab2ip gene encoding disabled homolog 2-interacting protein isoform X10 produces the protein MGLCGLGLLGDNLGKILCWSGGATLWRSSHPRKPHLAPGPHIPRSAERPTLLPLPRSHLMPRLKESRSHESLLSPSSAVEALDLSMEEEVIIKPVHSSILGQDYCFEVTTSSGSKCFSCRSAAERDKWMENLRRAVHPNKDNSRRVEHILKLWVIEAKDLPAKKKYLCELCLDDVLYARTTGKLKTDNVFWGEHFEFHNLPPLRTVTVHLYRETDKKKKKERNSYLGLVSLPAASVAGRQFVEKWYPVVTPNPKGGKGPGPMIRIKARYQTITILPMEMYKEFAEHITNHYLGLCAALEPILSAKTKEEMASALVHILQSTGKVKDFLTDLMMSEVDRCGDNEHLIFRENTLATKAIEEYLKLVGQKYLQDALGEFIKALYESDENCEVDPSKCSAADLPEHQGNLKMCCELAFCKIINSYCVFPRELKEVFASWRQECSSRGRPDISERLISASLFLRFLCPAIMSPSLFNLLQEYPDDRTARTLTLIAKVTQNLANFAKFGSKEEYMSFMNQFLEHEWTNMQRFLLEISNPETLSNTAGFEGYIDLGRELSSLHSLLWEAVSQLDQSIVSKLGPLPRILRDVHTALSTPGSGLPGTNDLASTPGSGSSSVSAGLQKMVIENDLSGLIDFTRLPSPTPENKDLFFVTRSSGVQPSPARSSSYSEANEPDLQMANGGKSLSMVDLQDARTLDGEAGSPVGPDALPADGQVPATQLVAGWPARAAPVSLAGLATVRRAVPTPTTPGTSEGAPGRPQLLAPLSFQNPVYQMAAGLPLSPRGLGDSGSEGHSSLSSHSNSEELAAAAKLGSFSTAAEELARRPGELARRQMSLTEKGGQPTVPRQNSAGPQRRIDQPPPPPPPPPPPAPRGRTPPTLLSTLQYPRPSSGTLASASPDWAGPGTRLRQQSSSSKGDSPELKPRAMHKQGPSPVSPNALDRTAAWLLTMNAQLLEDEGLGPDPPHRDRLRSKEELSQAEKDLAVLQDKLRISTKKLEEYETLFKCQEETTQKLVLEYQARLEEGEERLRRQQEDKDIQMKGIISRLMSVEEELKKDHAEMQAAVDSKQKIIDAQEKRIASLDAANARLMSALTQLKERYSMQARNGVSPTNPTKLQITENGEFRNSSNC, from the exons GTCCCATCTGATGCCAAGGCTGAAGGAGTCTCGATCACACGAGTCCCTGCTCAGCCCCAGCAGTGCAGTGGAGGCCCTGGACCTCAGCATGGAGGAGGAGGTGATTATCAAGCCTGTTCACAGCAGCATCCTGGGTCAGGACTACTGCTTTGAG GTGACAACATCATCAGGAAGCAAGTGTTTTTCCTGCCGGTCAGCCGCTGAACGAGATAAGTGGATGGAGAACCTGAGGCGAGCAGTGCACCCCAACAAG GACAACAGCCGGCGTGTGGAGCACATCCTGAAGCTATGGGTGATTGAGGCCAAGGATCTGCCGGCCAAGAAGAAGTATCTGTGTGAACTGTGCCTGGACGATGTACTGTATGCTCGTACCACAGGCAAGCTCAAGACAGACAATGTCTTCTGGGGAGAGCACTTTGAGTTCCACAACCTGCCGCCTCTGCGCACAGTCACTGTCCACCTGTACCGGGAGActgacaagaagaagaaaaaggaacgCAACAGCTACCTGGGCCTGGTGAGCCTGCCTGCCGCCTCTGTGGCTGGGCGGCAGTTTGTGGAGAAGTGGTACCCAGTGGTGACACCCAATCCCAAGGGTGGCAAAGGCCCTGGGCCCATGATCCGGATCAAGGCACGCTACCAGACCATCACCATCCTGCCTATGGAGATGTATAAGGAGTTTGCTGAGCACATCACTAACCACTACTTGGGACTGTGTGCAGCCCTTGAGCCCATCCTCAGTGCCAAGACCAAGGAGGAGATGGCATCGGCTCTGGTGCACATCCTGCAGAGCACAGGCAAGGTGAAG GACTTTCTAACAGACCTGATGATGTCAGAGGTGGACCGCTGTGGGGACAATGAGCACCTCATCTTCCGGGAGAACACACTGGCCACCAAGGCCATCGAGGAATACCTCAAACTTGTGGGCCAGAAGTACCTGCAGGATGCACTAG GTGAGTTCATCAAAGCTCTGTATGAGTCAGACGAAAATTGTGAAGTAGACCCGAGCAAGTGCTCAGCCGCTGACCTCCCTGAACACCAGGGCAACCTCAAGATGTGCTGTGAGCTGGCCTTCTGCAAGATTATCAACTCCTACTG TGTCTTCCCACGGGAGCTTAAAGAAGTGTTCGCCTCATGGCGGCAGGAGTGTAGCAGCCGTGGCCGGCCAGATATCAGTGAACGGCTCATCAGCGCCTCCCTCTTCCTTCGCTTCCTGTGCCCTGCCATCATGTCGCCCTCGCTCTTCAACCTGCTTCAGGAGTATCCTGACGACCGCACGGCTCGTACCCTCACGCTCATCGCCAAAGTCACCCAGAACCTGGCCAACTTTGCCAA GTTTGGCAGCAAAGAGGAATACATGTCATTCATGAACCAGTTCCTGGAGCACGAGTGGACCAACATGCAGCGTTTCCTGTTGGAGATCTCCAACCCTGAGACCCTTTCTAACACGGCAGGCTTCGAGGGCTACATAGACCTAGGCCGGGAGCTCTCCAGCTTGCACTCTCTGCTCTGGGAAGCGGTCAGCCAGCTTGATCAG AGCATTGTGTCCAAGCTGGGACCCCTGCCTCGTATCCTGAGGGATGTCCACACAGCACTGAGCACTCCAGGCAGTGGGCTCCCTGGCACCAATGACCTGGCCTCCACACCAGGCTCTGGCAGCAGCAGCGTCTCAGCTGGGCTTCAGAAGATGGTGATTGAGAATGATCTCTCTGG TCTGATAGATTTCACCCGGTTACCGTCTCCAACCCCCGAAAACAAGGACTTGTTTTTTGTCACAAGGTCCTCCGGGGTCCAGCCTTCACCTGCCCGCAGCTCAAGCTACTCAGAAGCCAACGAGCCCGACCTGCAGATGGCCAACGGCGGCAAGAGCCTGTCCATGGTGGACCTGCAGGACGCCCGCACACTGGATGGGGAGGCAGGTTCCCCAGTGGGCCCCGATGCTCTGCCTGCTGACGGGCAGGTGCCTGCCACTCAGCTGGTGGCTGGGTGGCCAGCCCGGGCAGCCCCAGTGAGCCTGGCAGGATTGGCCACAGTGCGGAGGGCAGTGCCAACACCAACCACACCAGGCACCTCCGAGGGTGCACCAGGCCGGCCCCAGTTGTTGGCCCCACTCTCCTTCCAGAATCCCGTGTACCAGATGGCGGCTGGCCTGCCGCTGTCACCCCGTGGCCTTGGTGACTCGGGCTCTGAGGGCCACAGCTCCCTGAGCTCCCACAGCAATAGTGAAGAGCTGGCAGCCGCTGCCAAACTAGGAAGTTTCAGCACTGCTGCTGAAGAGCTGGCCAGGCGGCCCGGCGAGCTGGCACGCAGGCAGATGTCACTGACTGAGAAGGGTGGGCAGCCCACAGTGCCAAGGCAAAATAGTGCAGGTCCCCAGCGGAGGATTGACCagccgccaccaccgccacctCCACCGCCACCTCCTGCCCCCCGGGGCAGGACACCTCCTACCCTGCTGAGCACCCTACAGTACCCACGACCCTCAAGTGGAACCCTGGCATCAGCGTCACCTGACTGGGCTGGCCCTGGCACCCGGCTGCGGCAGCAGTCCTCCTCCTCCAAGGGAGACAGCCCAGAGCTGAAGCCCCGAGCCATGCACAAGCAG GGCCCTTCACCCGTCAGTCCCAATGCCCTGGACCGCACAGCCGCTTGGCTCTTGACCATGAACGCGCAGTTGTTAGAAGACGAGGGTCTGGGCCCAGATCCCCCCCACAGGGATAGGCTAAGGAGTAAGGAGGAGCTGAGCCAAGCAGAAAAG GATCTGGCAGTGCTGCAGGACAAGTTGCGGATCTCCACCAAGAAGCTGGAGGAATACGAGACCCTGTTCAAGTGCCAGGAGGAGACGACACAGAAGCTGGTGCTAGAGTACCAGGCTCGGCTGGAAGAGGGCGAGGAACGGCTGCGGCGGCAGCAGGAAGACAAGGACATCCAGATGAAGGGCATCATCAGCAG GTTGATGTCTGTAGAAGAAGAACTGAAGAAGGATCATGCAGAGATGCAAGCAGCTGTAGACtccaaacagaagatcatcgatgCCCAG GAAAAACGCATTGCCTCGCTGGATGCTGCCAATGCCCGCCTCATGAGTGCCCTCACACAGCTGAAAGAGAGGTACAGCATGCAAGCCCGTAACGGCGTCTCCCCCACCAACCCCACCAAATTGCAGATTACTGAGAACGGCGAGTTCAGAAACAGCAGCAATTGTTAA
- the Dab2ip gene encoding disabled homolog 2-interacting protein isoform X11, giving the protein MGLCGLGLLGDNLGKILCWSGGATLWRSSHPRKPHLAPGPHIPRSHLMPRLKESRSHESLLSPSSAVEALDLSMEEEVIIKPVHSSILGQDYCFEVTTSSGSKCFSCRSAAERDKWMENLRRAVHPNKTPLMQDNSRRVEHILKLWVIEAKDLPAKKKYLCELCLDDVLYARTTGKLKTDNVFWGEHFEFHNLPPLRTVTVHLYRETDKKKKKERNSYLGLVSLPAASVAGRQFVEKWYPVVTPNPKGGKGPGPMIRIKARYQTITILPMEMYKEFAEHITNHYLGLCAALEPILSAKTKEEMASALVHILQSTGKVKDFLTDLMMSEVDRCGDNEHLIFRENTLATKAIEEYLKLVGQKYLQDALGEFIKALYESDENCEVDPSKCSAADLPEHQGNLKMCCELAFCKIINSYCVFPRELKEVFASWRQECSSRGRPDISERLISASLFLRFLCPAIMSPSLFNLLQEYPDDRTARTLTLIAKVTQNLANFAKFGSKEEYMSFMNQFLEHEWTNMQRFLLEISNPETLSNTAGFEGYIDLGRELSSLHSLLWEAVSQLDQSIVSKLGPLPRILRDVHTALSTPGSGLPGTNDLASTPGSGSSSVSAGLQKMVIENDLSGLIDFTRLPSPTPENKDLFFVTRSSGVQPSPARSSSYSEANEPDLQMANGGKSLSMVDLQDARTLDGEAGSPVGPDALPADGQVPATQLVAGWPARAAPVSLAGLATVRRAVPTPTTPGTSEGAPGRPQLLAPLSFQNPVYQMAAGLPLSPRGLGDSGSEGHSSLSSHSNSEELAAAAKLGSFSTAAEELARRPGELARRQMSLTEKGGQPTVPRQNSAGPQRRIDQPPPPPPPPPPPAPRGRTPPTLLSTLQYPRPSSGTLASASPDWAGPGTRLRQQSSSSKGDSPELKPRAMHKQGPSPVSPNALDRTAAWLLTMNAQLLEDEGLGPDPPHRDRLRSKEELSQAEKDLAVLQDKLRISTKKLEEYETLFKCQEETTQKLVLEYQARLEEGEERLRRQQEDKDIQMKGIISRLMSVEEELKKDHAEMQAAVDSKQKIIDAQEKRIASLDAANARLMSALTQLKERYSMQARNGVSPTNPTKLQITENGEFRNSSNC; this is encoded by the exons GTCCCATCTGATGCCAAGGCTGAAGGAGTCTCGATCACACGAGTCCCTGCTCAGCCCCAGCAGTGCAGTGGAGGCCCTGGACCTCAGCATGGAGGAGGAGGTGATTATCAAGCCTGTTCACAGCAGCATCCTGGGTCAGGACTACTGCTTTGAG GTGACAACATCATCAGGAAGCAAGTGTTTTTCCTGCCGGTCAGCCGCTGAACGAGATAAGTGGATGGAGAACCTGAGGCGAGCAGTGCACCCCAACAAG ACCCCTCTTATGCAGGACAACAGCCGGCGTGTGGAGCACATCCTGAAGCTATGGGTGATTGAGGCCAAGGATCTGCCGGCCAAGAAGAAGTATCTGTGTGAACTGTGCCTGGACGATGTACTGTATGCTCGTACCACAGGCAAGCTCAAGACAGACAATGTCTTCTGGGGAGAGCACTTTGAGTTCCACAACCTGCCGCCTCTGCGCACAGTCACTGTCCACCTGTACCGGGAGActgacaagaagaagaaaaaggaacgCAACAGCTACCTGGGCCTGGTGAGCCTGCCTGCCGCCTCTGTGGCTGGGCGGCAGTTTGTGGAGAAGTGGTACCCAGTGGTGACACCCAATCCCAAGGGTGGCAAAGGCCCTGGGCCCATGATCCGGATCAAGGCACGCTACCAGACCATCACCATCCTGCCTATGGAGATGTATAAGGAGTTTGCTGAGCACATCACTAACCACTACTTGGGACTGTGTGCAGCCCTTGAGCCCATCCTCAGTGCCAAGACCAAGGAGGAGATGGCATCGGCTCTGGTGCACATCCTGCAGAGCACAGGCAAGGTGAAG GACTTTCTAACAGACCTGATGATGTCAGAGGTGGACCGCTGTGGGGACAATGAGCACCTCATCTTCCGGGAGAACACACTGGCCACCAAGGCCATCGAGGAATACCTCAAACTTGTGGGCCAGAAGTACCTGCAGGATGCACTAG GTGAGTTCATCAAAGCTCTGTATGAGTCAGACGAAAATTGTGAAGTAGACCCGAGCAAGTGCTCAGCCGCTGACCTCCCTGAACACCAGGGCAACCTCAAGATGTGCTGTGAGCTGGCCTTCTGCAAGATTATCAACTCCTACTG TGTCTTCCCACGGGAGCTTAAAGAAGTGTTCGCCTCATGGCGGCAGGAGTGTAGCAGCCGTGGCCGGCCAGATATCAGTGAACGGCTCATCAGCGCCTCCCTCTTCCTTCGCTTCCTGTGCCCTGCCATCATGTCGCCCTCGCTCTTCAACCTGCTTCAGGAGTATCCTGACGACCGCACGGCTCGTACCCTCACGCTCATCGCCAAAGTCACCCAGAACCTGGCCAACTTTGCCAA GTTTGGCAGCAAAGAGGAATACATGTCATTCATGAACCAGTTCCTGGAGCACGAGTGGACCAACATGCAGCGTTTCCTGTTGGAGATCTCCAACCCTGAGACCCTTTCTAACACGGCAGGCTTCGAGGGCTACATAGACCTAGGCCGGGAGCTCTCCAGCTTGCACTCTCTGCTCTGGGAAGCGGTCAGCCAGCTTGATCAG AGCATTGTGTCCAAGCTGGGACCCCTGCCTCGTATCCTGAGGGATGTCCACACAGCACTGAGCACTCCAGGCAGTGGGCTCCCTGGCACCAATGACCTGGCCTCCACACCAGGCTCTGGCAGCAGCAGCGTCTCAGCTGGGCTTCAGAAGATGGTGATTGAGAATGATCTCTCTGG TCTGATAGATTTCACCCGGTTACCGTCTCCAACCCCCGAAAACAAGGACTTGTTTTTTGTCACAAGGTCCTCCGGGGTCCAGCCTTCACCTGCCCGCAGCTCAAGCTACTCAGAAGCCAACGAGCCCGACCTGCAGATGGCCAACGGCGGCAAGAGCCTGTCCATGGTGGACCTGCAGGACGCCCGCACACTGGATGGGGAGGCAGGTTCCCCAGTGGGCCCCGATGCTCTGCCTGCTGACGGGCAGGTGCCTGCCACTCAGCTGGTGGCTGGGTGGCCAGCCCGGGCAGCCCCAGTGAGCCTGGCAGGATTGGCCACAGTGCGGAGGGCAGTGCCAACACCAACCACACCAGGCACCTCCGAGGGTGCACCAGGCCGGCCCCAGTTGTTGGCCCCACTCTCCTTCCAGAATCCCGTGTACCAGATGGCGGCTGGCCTGCCGCTGTCACCCCGTGGCCTTGGTGACTCGGGCTCTGAGGGCCACAGCTCCCTGAGCTCCCACAGCAATAGTGAAGAGCTGGCAGCCGCTGCCAAACTAGGAAGTTTCAGCACTGCTGCTGAAGAGCTGGCCAGGCGGCCCGGCGAGCTGGCACGCAGGCAGATGTCACTGACTGAGAAGGGTGGGCAGCCCACAGTGCCAAGGCAAAATAGTGCAGGTCCCCAGCGGAGGATTGACCagccgccaccaccgccacctCCACCGCCACCTCCTGCCCCCCGGGGCAGGACACCTCCTACCCTGCTGAGCACCCTACAGTACCCACGACCCTCAAGTGGAACCCTGGCATCAGCGTCACCTGACTGGGCTGGCCCTGGCACCCGGCTGCGGCAGCAGTCCTCCTCCTCCAAGGGAGACAGCCCAGAGCTGAAGCCCCGAGCCATGCACAAGCAG GGCCCTTCACCCGTCAGTCCCAATGCCCTGGACCGCACAGCCGCTTGGCTCTTGACCATGAACGCGCAGTTGTTAGAAGACGAGGGTCTGGGCCCAGATCCCCCCCACAGGGATAGGCTAAGGAGTAAGGAGGAGCTGAGCCAAGCAGAAAAG GATCTGGCAGTGCTGCAGGACAAGTTGCGGATCTCCACCAAGAAGCTGGAGGAATACGAGACCCTGTTCAAGTGCCAGGAGGAGACGACACAGAAGCTGGTGCTAGAGTACCAGGCTCGGCTGGAAGAGGGCGAGGAACGGCTGCGGCGGCAGCAGGAAGACAAGGACATCCAGATGAAGGGCATCATCAGCAG GTTGATGTCTGTAGAAGAAGAACTGAAGAAGGATCATGCAGAGATGCAAGCAGCTGTAGACtccaaacagaagatcatcgatgCCCAG GAAAAACGCATTGCCTCGCTGGATGCTGCCAATGCCCGCCTCATGAGTGCCCTCACACAGCTGAAAGAGAGGTACAGCATGCAAGCCCGTAACGGCGTCTCCCCCACCAACCCCACCAAATTGCAGATTACTGAGAACGGCGAGTTCAGAAACAGCAGCAATTGTTAA